From Nilaparvata lugens isolate BPH unplaced genomic scaffold, ASM1435652v1 scaffold4826, whole genome shotgun sequence, one genomic window encodes:
- the LOC111062579 gene encoding ATP synthase subunit gamma, mitochondrial-like: MVSAAKYARAEKLLSDVKDFGLGTKVFYNLFPVEKEAKDGGGVAAFAVTSDRGLCGACHNVVSKRVVKYLEGVPENPQVVCVGEKSRSILRYRFKDNILLTVGQVGQKPPTFLDASRIVIEANELGLGEMSWFIAYNKFESIVKYETSEMEIASVKSITDSEEMYKYEVEEPEDLLDYLEFSRPALLFYAMCESSCSEQSSRMTAMDNASKNASEMIGRLQLQYNRNRQRLITTELIEIISGASALEKEE; this comes from the coding sequence ATGGTTTCAGCCGCCAAGTATGCGCGCGCAGAAAAACTTCTATCAGATGTGAAGGATTTTGGGTTGGGCACGAAAGTGTTCTACAATCTTTTCCCAGTTGAGAAGGAGGCGAAAGACGGTGGAGGGGTGGCAGCGTTTGCCGTGACGTCAGACCGCGGTTTGTGCGGCGCTTGTCACAATGTGGTCTCCAAGAGGGTGGTGAAGTATTTGGAGGGGGTACCGGAGAACCCACAGGTGGTCTGTGTGGGAGAGAAGTCGCGTTCGATTCTACGTTACAGGTTTAAGGATAATATTTTGTTGACGGTGGGCCAGGTTGGGCAGAAACCACCGACATTCCTGGATGCTAGTAGGATTGTGATCGAGGCTAACGAGCTAGGGTTGGGTGAGATGTCGTGGTTTATCGCCTACAACAAGTTTGAGTCGATTGTAAAGTACGAGACCAGTGAGATGGAGATTGCCAGCGTGAAATCGATCACAGATTCTGAGGAAATGTATAAGTATGAAGTGGAGGAGCCCGAGGATCTGTTGGATTATCTGGAGTTTTCACGGCCCGCTCTGCTGTTCTACGCGATGTGCGAGTCGTCGTGTAGCGAGCAGTCGTCGCGCATGACGGCCATGGATAATGCGTCGAAGAACGCGTCGGAAATGATTGGACGACTGCAGTTGCAGTACAATCGCAACCGACAGCGACTCATCACAACCGAGCTGATCGAGATCATTTCGGGAGCGTCGGCtttggagaaggaggagtaa